A region from the Mycolicibacterium litorale genome encodes:
- a CDS encoding type I polyketide synthase → MTNLAALASQLSPKARELLMQELVRAGTAPPTDSGTVEPIAVVGIGCRFPGGVAGPESLWQLLANGVDAITEVPADRWDVDAYYDPDPGAPGRMTTRWGGFISDAGGFDADFFGIAPREAEAMDPQQRLLLEVAWEALEHSGIRPDSLSGTRTGVMVGLSTWDYAIVNIERHAQIDAYLSTGIPHSTAVGRLSYLMGLRGPAVAVDTACSSSLVAIHLACQSLRLGESDMVLAGGSQLNLSPFTSIALSKWSALSPEGRCKTFDARADGFVRGEGCGVVVLKRLSDALRDGNRVLAVVRGSAVNQDGRSNGITAPNALAQRDVINDALRSGGFEAASVNYVEAHGTGTILGDPIEFEALATTYGVGQGSCALGAVKTNLGHLEAAAGVAGFIKAVLTVQRGQIPPNLHFTRLNPSIDASATRFVFPSRLGPWPDEAGLRRAGVSSFGLAGTNAHVVVEQAPVTEPAVTVDDPRVTTLVVSGKTPKRIGAMAGVLADWMSAAGTSVPLADVAHTLNHHRARHTKYATVSARDRTQAIAGLKALAAGRPAEGVNGSVAASGDSGAVFVYSGQGSQWAGMGQRLLTDEPAFAAAVAALEPTFSARVGFSLQDVIARGEAVDGDARVQPVIMGLQLALTELWRSYGVTPRAVLGHSMGEVTAAVVAGALTADQGLRVIAVRSQLMERLAGQGAVALLEMDADETAALIADHAQVSLAVYSSPRQTVIAGPPTDIDTLIAVVQGRGRFAKRVNMQVASHNALMDPILPELRGALADLTPTAPVIPFISTVQNTTQPVLDAEYWVANVREPVRLSQAITAAADRRLPFVEVSPHPTLAYAITETLEHCQPSRRPVVTATMSRGKDQTLFFHSQLAALGIASPENGSRGLVDIPTTPWEHTKYWVPDRAAASAPSDRHALLGAHIAIPTGDGHVWQADAGSDVLPWLADYRVHDHVLMPTAGFAEMVLAAAAEAFGQPAHTLCIDQLTVDQMLPIEGHTPVTTQSVTLADNRIRVEIHSRSATGTWRRHAVAHVEKRSDDPVTQRLDTSPLESLGTALSPAEFYANHQLGTAFRALTRIVRLHKGVSEVQIDLPDEAPGYPGCAIHPVMLDAALQSLLAAMPDGVATPSEAGTYLTESFGTLRLFRETGRHARCRSEIVGVDEDGATRLGKVTLTDGTGRSTAEITDVRLRRVERAAIPLPLSHKVFETTWIEDPIPAESTTDVPSGTWLVLGDGAAGRAQADAFADGWRSPSHRVITADLADDSALPGAFADTASDPDHPPVGVVVFLEDHALEGEDQDAALHHARDSIWSIAAVLRTVLAGWHGRSPRLWLMTRRGLAVGEHEPGDPGIGALRGLIRVLAYEHPELRATLVDLGAEDAASVLDAELRVAGKDDVIAWREGQRFVERLSRATLGSPVKDKVVRPGGAYIVTGGVGGLGLVVARWLVDRGAGRVVLNSRSEPSDERAQVIDDLQERAEIVLVRGDIADQHLADRLVATAEATGRDLCGVAHLAGVLDDSLLVTMTRESLDRVWSAKTAGALRLHRATAERSLDWWLAFSSTSALLGSPGQSAYASANAWVDALVRWRRAAGLPATAINWGPWSDVGMARSLANSAVDPITPSEGTEALEVLLATDRANTGLARLRTERALTAFPEILELGYFAHLLEELDVSGGGDTWAGPEALRELSPDEAERILADRVRSRVAAIMGYADESALDVAAPLITMGMDSLMAVRIRRAASADFGIEPPVALLLQGASLNDVAADLLRQLGFAGHDSPAVDAVRDRANQRAAARQLAATRRKRGQRA, encoded by the coding sequence ATGACGAATCTGGCTGCGCTCGCATCCCAGCTGTCGCCGAAGGCCCGCGAGCTGCTGATGCAGGAGCTGGTCCGGGCGGGCACCGCCCCGCCGACCGATTCGGGAACCGTCGAGCCGATCGCCGTCGTGGGCATCGGATGCCGGTTCCCTGGGGGTGTCGCCGGTCCTGAGAGTCTGTGGCAGCTGCTCGCCAACGGGGTCGATGCGATCACCGAGGTTCCTGCCGACCGGTGGGACGTCGACGCCTACTACGACCCGGACCCGGGTGCGCCGGGACGCATGACGACGCGGTGGGGTGGTTTCATCTCCGATGCGGGCGGGTTCGACGCGGACTTCTTCGGCATCGCCCCCCGCGAAGCCGAGGCGATGGATCCGCAGCAACGATTGCTCCTGGAAGTGGCCTGGGAGGCGCTGGAGCACTCGGGGATTCGACCGGACTCCCTCAGCGGTACCCGTACCGGTGTGATGGTCGGCCTGTCGACATGGGACTACGCCATCGTCAACATCGAGCGGCACGCGCAGATCGACGCCTACCTGAGCACCGGGATCCCGCACAGCACGGCAGTCGGAAGACTGTCCTATCTGATGGGCCTGCGTGGCCCGGCGGTCGCCGTCGACACCGCCTGCTCGTCGTCGCTGGTGGCGATCCACCTGGCGTGCCAGAGCCTGCGGCTGGGGGAGAGCGACATGGTGCTCGCGGGAGGATCACAACTGAACCTCTCGCCCTTCACCAGTATCGCCCTGTCGAAGTGGTCGGCACTGTCGCCCGAAGGTCGGTGCAAGACCTTCGATGCCCGCGCGGACGGTTTCGTACGGGGCGAGGGCTGCGGAGTGGTCGTCCTCAAACGGCTCAGTGACGCGCTTCGCGACGGGAACCGCGTGCTCGCCGTGGTCCGGGGATCCGCGGTCAATCAGGACGGCCGGTCGAACGGGATCACCGCACCGAACGCGCTGGCCCAGCGCGACGTCATCAACGACGCGCTGCGGTCAGGTGGCTTCGAGGCGGCGTCGGTGAACTACGTGGAGGCCCACGGCACCGGAACCATCCTTGGTGACCCGATCGAATTCGAGGCACTGGCCACCACATACGGGGTGGGACAGGGCTCCTGCGCCCTGGGAGCCGTCAAGACGAATCTGGGTCACCTCGAAGCGGCCGCGGGCGTCGCGGGTTTCATCAAGGCCGTTCTGACGGTGCAGCGGGGGCAGATCCCCCCGAATCTGCATTTCACCAGGCTCAATCCGTCGATCGACGCCTCGGCCACCCGCTTCGTCTTCCCATCCCGACTGGGGCCGTGGCCGGACGAGGCCGGATTGCGCCGAGCCGGGGTGTCGTCATTCGGGCTGGCCGGCACCAATGCGCACGTGGTGGTCGAGCAGGCGCCGGTCACCGAACCCGCCGTCACGGTCGATGATCCGCGGGTGACCACGCTGGTCGTTTCGGGTAAGACCCCCAAGCGAATCGGTGCGATGGCCGGTGTGCTGGCCGACTGGATGTCCGCTGCCGGGACGTCGGTTCCGCTGGCTGACGTGGCGCACACGCTGAACCACCATCGAGCGCGACATACGAAGTACGCCACCGTGTCGGCCCGTGACCGGACCCAGGCAATCGCCGGGCTCAAGGCGTTGGCGGCCGGCAGGCCGGCCGAGGGGGTCAATGGTTCGGTTGCCGCGAGCGGTGACTCCGGCGCGGTGTTCGTGTACTCCGGCCAGGGTTCGCAGTGGGCCGGAATGGGACAGCGACTCCTCACCGACGAGCCGGCATTTGCGGCGGCCGTTGCGGCGTTGGAGCCCACGTTCTCTGCGCGAGTCGGTTTCTCGCTGCAGGACGTGATCGCACGTGGTGAAGCCGTCGATGGCGACGCCCGGGTTCAGCCGGTGATCATGGGTCTGCAGCTGGCGCTCACGGAACTGTGGCGTTCCTACGGTGTGACTCCCCGTGCCGTGCTGGGTCATTCGATGGGTGAGGTGACCGCCGCGGTGGTGGCCGGTGCATTGACAGCGGATCAGGGGCTGCGGGTCATCGCCGTCAGGTCGCAGTTGATGGAGCGGCTGGCCGGCCAGGGTGCGGTCGCTCTGTTGGAGATGGATGCTGACGAGACGGCGGCGCTGATCGCCGACCACGCGCAGGTGAGTCTGGCCGTGTACTCCTCGCCCAGGCAGACGGTGATCGCCGGACCGCCGACCGACATCGACACACTCATCGCGGTGGTGCAGGGCCGCGGCCGGTTCGCCAAGCGGGTCAACATGCAGGTCGCTTCGCACAATGCGTTGATGGATCCGATCCTGCCGGAACTGCGCGGCGCCCTCGCCGATCTGACACCCACCGCGCCCGTCATCCCGTTCATCTCGACCGTCCAGAACACGACACAGCCGGTGTTGGACGCGGAGTATTGGGTGGCCAACGTGCGGGAGCCGGTTCGGTTGAGTCAGGCGATCACCGCCGCGGCGGACAGGCGCTTGCCCTTCGTCGAAGTCAGTCCGCACCCGACGCTGGCGTACGCCATCACCGAGACACTGGAACATTGTCAGCCATCCCGACGCCCCGTCGTGACGGCGACGATGAGCCGAGGGAAAGACCAGACCCTGTTCTTTCATTCGCAACTCGCGGCGCTCGGAATCGCTTCGCCGGAGAACGGAAGCCGCGGCCTCGTCGACATCCCGACGACACCCTGGGAGCACACGAAGTACTGGGTGCCGGATCGCGCCGCCGCTTCTGCTCCCAGTGACAGACATGCGCTACTTGGTGCGCACATCGCGATACCAACGGGCGACGGACATGTCTGGCAGGCCGACGCGGGCTCGGACGTTCTGCCGTGGCTCGCCGACTATCGAGTACACGATCACGTCCTCATGCCGACGGCGGGCTTCGCCGAGATGGTGTTGGCGGCCGCCGCCGAAGCGTTCGGTCAGCCGGCCCACACGTTGTGCATCGATCAGCTCACCGTTGATCAGATGCTGCCGATCGAAGGACACACACCCGTCACCACGCAATCGGTGACCCTCGCGGACAACCGGATCCGGGTGGAGATCCACTCACGCTCCGCCACCGGGACATGGCGTAGACATGCGGTCGCTCACGTTGAGAAGCGGTCCGACGATCCCGTGACCCAACGGCTCGACACATCCCCGCTCGAATCGCTGGGCACCGCCCTCTCACCGGCCGAGTTCTACGCGAACCATCAACTGGGCACCGCGTTCAGGGCCCTCACCCGGATCGTCCGGCTGCACAAAGGCGTGTCGGAAGTGCAGATCGACCTCCCGGATGAGGCACCGGGCTATCCGGGATGCGCGATCCATCCCGTCATGCTGGATGCAGCGCTGCAGAGTCTTCTGGCCGCGATGCCCGACGGCGTCGCGACGCCATCCGAGGCCGGGACGTACCTGACGGAATCGTTTGGAACCCTGCGACTCTTCCGCGAGACCGGCCGGCATGCGCGATGCCGTTCGGAGATCGTCGGGGTGGACGAGGACGGAGCGACCAGGCTGGGCAAGGTCACGCTGACCGACGGAACCGGCAGATCGACCGCCGAGATCACCGATGTCCGCCTCCGGCGGGTCGAGCGCGCGGCGATACCGCTTCCGCTGTCGCACAAGGTCTTCGAAACCACCTGGATCGAAGACCCGATTCCGGCGGAATCGACGACAGACGTGCCCTCCGGCACCTGGCTGGTTCTGGGTGACGGTGCCGCTGGACGCGCGCAGGCCGACGCGTTCGCCGACGGATGGCGATCACCGTCTCACCGGGTGATCACAGCCGACCTCGCGGACGACTCCGCCCTGCCCGGCGCATTCGCCGACACGGCCTCCGATCCCGACCACCCACCGGTGGGCGTGGTCGTGTTCCTCGAAGACCATGCGCTCGAAGGTGAGGATCAGGACGCCGCCCTGCACCATGCGCGCGACTCGATATGGTCGATCGCGGCAGTCCTCCGGACGGTCCTCGCGGGCTGGCACGGGCGCAGCCCACGCCTGTGGCTGATGACCCGCCGCGGCCTCGCCGTCGGCGAGCACGAGCCCGGCGATCCGGGCATCGGTGCGCTGCGAGGGCTGATCCGGGTCCTCGCCTACGAACATCCCGAGTTGCGTGCCACGCTGGTCGATCTGGGCGCGGAGGATGCGGCGTCTGTCCTGGATGCCGAGTTGCGCGTGGCGGGCAAAGACGACGTCATCGCGTGGCGCGAAGGGCAGAGATTCGTCGAACGTCTCTCTCGAGCCACCCTCGGTTCGCCGGTGAAGGACAAGGTCGTCCGTCCCGGGGGCGCCTACATCGTCACCGGCGGGGTCGGGGGACTGGGTCTCGTGGTCGCCCGGTGGCTGGTGGATCGCGGTGCGGGACGTGTCGTGCTCAATTCGCGCAGCGAGCCGTCGGACGAGCGGGCACAGGTGATCGACGACCTACAGGAACGGGCGGAGATCGTCCTCGTGCGAGGGGATATCGCTGATCAGCACCTCGCCGATCGGCTCGTCGCCACCGCCGAGGCGACCGGTCGCGACCTGTGCGGTGTCGCGCATCTGGCCGGGGTGCTCGACGACAGCCTCCTGGTGACCATGACCAGGGAGAGTCTGGATCGGGTCTGGTCGGCCAAGACTGCCGGCGCATTGAGGCTGCACCGGGCCACCGCCGAACGCAGCCTCGACTGGTGGCTCGCCTTCTCCTCGACGTCGGCGTTGCTGGGATCGCCCGGACAGTCGGCATATGCGAGTGCGAATGCGTGGGTGGATGCCCTGGTCAGGTGGCGCCGGGCAGCCGGCCTGCCCGCGACGGCGATCAACTGGGGACCGTGGTCAGACGTCGGAATGGCTCGGTCACTGGCGAACAGTGCGGTCGATCCGATCACGCCGAGCGAGGGAACCGAAGCGCTCGAGGTCCTGCTGGCGACCGACCGTGCCAACACCGGGTTGGCGCGCCTGCGCACTGAACGCGCGCTCACGGCCTTCCCGGAGATCCTTGAACTCGGATACTTCGCCCATCTGCTCGAGGAACTTGATGTGTCCGGCGGCGGGGACACCTGGGCGGGACCGGAAGCGCTTCGCGAGCTGAGTCCCGATGAGGCTGAGCGGATCCTCGCGGACCGCGTCCGTTCGCGGGTCGCGGCGATCATGGGTTATGCCGATGAGTCGGCTCTCGACGTCGCTGCGCCGCTGATCACGATGGGGATGGACTCGCTCATGGCGGTGCGGATACGACGCGCCGCTTCGGCGGACTTCGGCATCGAGCCACCCGTGGCGCTGCTGTTGCAGGGCGCGTCGCTGAACGACGTGGCGGCCGACCTCCTGCGGCAGCTCGGTTTCGCCGGACACGACAGCCCGGCCGTCGACGCAGTCCGCGACAGGGCCAACCAGCGCGCCGCCGCACGCCAACTCGCCGCGACACGGCGAAAGAGAGGACAACGCGCATGA